One window from the genome of Candidatus Cybelea sp. encodes:
- a CDS encoding glycosyltransferase family 39 protein, giving the protein MIPAGLLCAALLLHCAAAWRYGYFRDELYFIACSKHLAWGYVDQPPLVALAAWLSAPAGYQLLALRALPVLAAAGTVYLSALLAKELGGGRFAQLLAGVATMLLPAYLLLGSTLTTTSFEPFFWTLTIYLTVRILRASPRMLPALWLALAMTVALGTYAKYSMLLLVVASIAGLLLTGRRDVLLSKYALGAAALAALLLLPNLLWQGLHGWPFLEVIRGDAAHRPAFANGFALEYYDLASNAKAFALEQLIYTNPLAAPLWLAGAIAPFRLGSLREMRFAGVAYAVVFIVAVALAAKGYYIVGIYAALLAAGSVALERAAAWLRTALSLALGAVALVSLPLSLPVLPVQTLISYTQALGLTGRNGAPAHLIQPVFAEEFGWDRLASDVAAVYGALPPNVRARTAIYADTYADAGAIDFFGPRYGLPPAISSQNNYYLWGTRGYDGRELIAIGATRIALLRRYYRSVRLVRISSEPLKWIVEGPSPIYLCRDPVAPLDAIWPSLRWYGA; this is encoded by the coding sequence ATGATTCCGGCGGGCCTGCTCTGTGCGGCGCTGCTGCTGCACTGCGCGGCCGCCTGGCGCTACGGCTACTTCCGCGATGAGCTCTACTTCATCGCGTGTTCGAAGCACCTGGCCTGGGGTTACGTCGATCAGCCGCCGCTCGTCGCGCTCGCCGCCTGGCTCTCCGCGCCCGCCGGATATCAACTGCTCGCGCTGCGCGCGCTGCCGGTCCTGGCCGCCGCCGGAACCGTCTATCTCAGCGCGCTGCTGGCCAAAGAACTCGGCGGTGGGCGCTTCGCGCAGTTGCTAGCAGGCGTCGCGACGATGCTGCTGCCGGCGTACTTGCTGCTCGGCTCGACGCTGACGACGACTTCGTTCGAGCCCTTCTTTTGGACGCTAACGATCTATCTCACCGTGCGGATACTTCGCGCGTCGCCGAGAATGCTGCCTGCTCTTTGGCTCGCGCTGGCGATGACGGTGGCGCTGGGGACCTATGCAAAGTATTCGATGCTGCTGCTCGTCGTTGCCTCGATCGCCGGCCTGCTGCTCACCGGACGGCGCGACGTGCTGCTCTCGAAGTACGCGCTGGGGGCCGCAGCGCTGGCGGCGCTGTTGCTGCTACCGAATTTGCTGTGGCAGGGGCTGCACGGCTGGCCCTTCCTTGAGGTGATCCGCGGCGATGCGGCGCATCGACCGGCGTTCGCCAACGGTTTCGCGCTCGAGTACTACGACCTCGCGAGCAACGCGAAAGCCTTTGCCCTCGAGCAGCTGATCTACACGAATCCGCTCGCCGCACCGCTCTGGCTCGCGGGCGCGATCGCGCCGTTCAGGCTCGGATCGCTCAGAGAGATGCGCTTTGCCGGCGTGGCGTACGCCGTCGTCTTCATCGTCGCCGTGGCGCTCGCCGCCAAAGGCTACTACATCGTCGGCATCTACGCAGCGCTGCTCGCCGCCGGGTCGGTCGCGCTCGAACGCGCCGCAGCGTGGCTGCGCACGGCGCTCTCGCTCGCGCTGGGTGCGGTCGCGCTCGTCTCGCTGCCGCTCTCGCTGCCGGTGCTGCCGGTGCAAACGTTAATCTCGTACACGCAAGCGCTCGGGTTGACCGGACGCAACGGCGCGCCCGCGCATCTGATTCAGCCGGTCTTCGCCGAAGAGTTTGGCTGGGATCGCTTGGCGAGCGACGTCGCCGCGGTTTACGGTGCGCTGCCGCCGAACGTCCGCGCGCGCACCGCGATCTACGCCGACACCTACGCCGACGCCGGCGCGATCGACTTTTTCGGGCCGCGCTACGGATTGCCGCCGGCGATCTCGAGCCAGAACAACTACTACCTTTGGGGAACGCGCGGCTACGACGGACGCGAACTGATCGCGATCGGGGCGACGCGCATCGCTCTCTTGCGCCGCTACTACCGCAGCGTCAGGCTCGTGCGGATTTCGAGCGAACCGCTCAAATGGATCGTCGAAGGCCCGTCGCCGATCTACCTCTGCCGCGATCCCGTCGCACCGCTCGACGCGATCTGGCCGAGCCTGCGCTGGTACGGCGCCTAA
- a CDS encoding AMP-binding protein, translating to MRFTGHTDTFAEDRLPASAEMPELRFELPELRYPQLLNAATNLLDERVAGHEDARCLLAPGGLCWSYGELLATANRIAGVLVDEMGLEPGNRVLLRAPNTPMLAACWYAVLKAGGIAVTTMPLYRANELRFMMEKAQVKHALCDVRLRADLESACSSYGGVRTLYFGEGVHPIASLEQRMRTKPATFANVETAAQDVAIIAFTSGTTGTPKAAMHYHRDLVACCDGYGTRVLQPRASDLFCGSPPLAFTFGLGGILLFPVYAGAAALLLEKAGPAELLEAISTHGVTTLFTAPVAYRAMAARAHEFDLSSLRTCVSAGETLPRAVWEQWHEQTGIAILDGIGSTEMLHIFVGCSQDEVRAGSTGRAVPGYVAEIHDEDGNPVPDGTIGRLAVKGPTGCKYLQDERQQIYVQHGWNYPGDAYRRDADGYFWYVARTDDMIVSSGYNISGPEVEQALIAHAHVKEIAVVAKRDPARETNVVKAFIVLVDGCPPTDAKADELREFCKMQIAPFKAPREIEFVSELPRTETGKLQRYKLRS from the coding sequence TTGCGCTTCACCGGCCACACGGATACGTTCGCCGAGGACCGGCTGCCGGCGAGTGCCGAGATGCCCGAGCTGCGCTTCGAGCTGCCCGAACTGCGATATCCCCAGCTGCTCAACGCGGCCACGAACTTATTGGACGAACGCGTCGCCGGGCACGAAGACGCTCGCTGCCTCCTGGCTCCCGGCGGCCTTTGCTGGAGCTACGGCGAACTGCTGGCGACCGCGAACCGCATCGCGGGCGTGCTTGTCGACGAGATGGGCCTCGAGCCGGGGAATCGCGTGCTGCTGCGCGCCCCGAACACGCCGATGCTCGCGGCCTGCTGGTACGCAGTGCTCAAGGCCGGCGGAATCGCCGTCACGACGATGCCGCTCTATCGCGCGAACGAGCTGCGTTTCATGATGGAAAAGGCGCAGGTCAAACACGCGCTCTGCGACGTGCGGCTGCGCGCCGACTTGGAGAGCGCCTGCAGCAGCTACGGCGGCGTGCGAACCCTCTACTTCGGCGAGGGCGTGCACCCCATCGCGTCGCTCGAGCAGCGGATGCGCACGAAGCCGGCCACGTTTGCCAACGTCGAGACGGCGGCCCAAGACGTCGCGATCATCGCCTTCACTTCGGGAACGACGGGCACGCCGAAGGCCGCGATGCACTATCATCGCGACTTGGTGGCCTGCTGCGACGGTTACGGAACGCGCGTGCTGCAGCCGCGCGCGAGCGATCTCTTTTGCGGAAGCCCGCCGCTGGCGTTCACGTTCGGGCTCGGCGGCATACTGCTCTTTCCGGTCTACGCCGGCGCGGCGGCGCTTTTGCTCGAAAAGGCCGGCCCGGCCGAACTGCTCGAGGCGATCTCGACGCACGGCGTAACGACGCTCTTTACCGCGCCGGTCGCGTACCGTGCGATGGCGGCTCGAGCGCACGAGTTCGATCTCTCGAGCCTGCGAACGTGCGTCTCCGCCGGCGAAACGCTGCCGCGCGCCGTGTGGGAGCAGTGGCACGAACAGACGGGCATCGCGATCCTCGACGGCATCGGCAGCACCGAGATGCTGCACATCTTCGTCGGCTGCTCGCAAGACGAGGTTCGCGCCGGATCGACGGGGCGCGCCGTCCCGGGTTACGTTGCCGAGATCCACGACGAGGATGGAAACCCGGTGCCGGATGGGACGATCGGCCGGCTCGCCGTTAAAGGCCCCACGGGCTGCAAGTATCTGCAAGACGAGCGCCAGCAGATCTACGTTCAGCACGGCTGGAACTATCCGGGCGACGCCTACCGCCGCGATGCCGACGGATACTTCTGGTACGTCGCGCGCACCGACGACATGATCGTTTCCTCAGGCTACAATATCTCCGGCCCCGAGGTCGAACAGGCGCTCATCGCGCACGCCCACGTCAAGGAGATCGCCGTCGTCGCCAAGCGCGATCCGGCCCGAGAGACTAACGTCGTCAAAGCGTTCATCGTCCTCGTCGACGGATGCCCGCCTACCGACGCCAAGGCCGACGAGCTTCGCGAGTTCTGCAAAATGCAGATTGCGCCGTTTAAGGCGCCGCGCGAGATCGAGTTCGTCAGCGAGCTTCCGCGCACCGAGACTGGGAAGCTGCAGCGCTACAAACTGCGTAGCTGA
- a CDS encoding DUF4126 domain-containing protein yields MDAASQYALAYALTTTAGVRALLPLAAFAVVIHLGFLHSPPGFAWLGGAKVTWPLIGIAVLELIADKVPIVDSLMHVIGVAVKPAAAAVLVGGSVHAQSPQVLTGLMVLGALNALGIHAAVASVRGASTLTTAGIANPAISTVEDGGSIVATILAFFAPFIAAFLALCFAAALFILARSAYKRVRASHRT; encoded by the coding sequence GTGGATGCGGCAAGCCAATACGCGCTCGCGTATGCGCTAACGACGACCGCCGGCGTACGCGCCCTTCTTCCGCTGGCCGCCTTCGCCGTCGTGATCCATCTCGGCTTCCTACACTCGCCGCCGGGATTTGCGTGGCTTGGCGGAGCCAAGGTGACGTGGCCGCTGATCGGCATCGCCGTGCTCGAACTCATCGCCGATAAAGTGCCGATCGTCGACAGCCTAATGCACGTCATCGGCGTCGCGGTAAAACCGGCCGCGGCCGCCGTTTTAGTTGGAGGATCGGTGCACGCGCAGTCGCCGCAAGTCCTCACCGGGCTCATGGTGCTCGGCGCGCTCAACGCGCTCGGCATTCACGCAGCGGTCGCCTCAGTACGCGGCGCGTCGACGCTCACGACCGCCGGCATCGCCAATCCGGCAATCAGCACCGTCGAAGACGGCGGCTCGATCGTCGCAACGATTCTCGCGTTCTTCGCACCGTTCATCGCCGCATTTCTCGCGCTCTGCTTCGCAGCCGCGCTCTTCATCCTCGCGCGCAGCGCCTACAAGCGCGTGCGAGCGAGTCACCGTACGTAG
- a CDS encoding RidA family protein: MSNRIDPEGWPRPSGYANGVLSEGRYLAIAGQIGWNERNELVSGDFAEQASQALRNIVAVLRAAGGEPAHLVRLTWYVTNKDEYRASLSALGSAYREIIGAVYPAMALVVVADLLEDGAKVEIEATAILPPAS; the protein is encoded by the coding sequence GTGAGCAACAGGATCGATCCAGAAGGGTGGCCGCGCCCGAGCGGCTACGCCAACGGCGTCTTAAGCGAAGGCCGCTATCTCGCGATCGCGGGACAGATCGGCTGGAACGAACGCAACGAGCTCGTTTCGGGCGATTTTGCAGAACAGGCGAGCCAAGCACTGCGCAACATCGTCGCGGTGCTGCGCGCCGCCGGCGGCGAACCCGCGCACCTCGTGCGGCTTACCTGGTATGTCACCAACAAAGATGAGTATCGCGCGAGCCTCTCCGCGCTCGGGAGCGCCTATCGCGAGATCATCGGCGCGGTCTATCCCGCAATGGCGCTCGTCGTCGTGGCCGACCTGCTCGAAGACGGTGCAAAGGTCGAAATCGAGGCCACGGCGATTTTGCCGCCGGCTTCGTAA
- a CDS encoding acyl-CoA dehydrogenase family protein, which yields MLELPLFDEEHRAFCAGLERWLATAPVRENEADAAQSCRDWVGALAGGGWLRACVPGAYGGIRAELDVRTLCLARERLAYHSALADFAFAMQGLGGGPVALFGNASLKKRYLPEIVAGRCIAAFALSELEAGSDVAALATTATRRAGEYILDGKKTWISNAGIADLYIVFARTGERGARGLSAFAVDAAAAGVRAEGSIETISPHPLGTLELERVVVSESARIGAEGEGFKVAMSVLDVFRSTVGAAANGFARRALDESVAHVKRRQLFGAPLSALQLTQAALATMATDLDAATLLVYRAAWSKDRGRARVTREAAMAKWFATEAAGRICDRAVQLFGGRGVTRGEIVERLYRDVRALRIYEGASEIQQVVIAKAVLEG from the coding sequence GTGCTCGAGCTGCCGCTCTTCGACGAAGAGCACCGCGCCTTTTGCGCCGGACTCGAACGCTGGCTGGCAACGGCGCCGGTTCGTGAAAACGAGGCGGACGCGGCGCAGAGCTGCCGCGACTGGGTTGGCGCGCTGGCCGGCGGCGGATGGCTGCGCGCGTGCGTGCCGGGTGCTTACGGCGGCATCCGCGCGGAGCTCGACGTGCGAACGCTCTGTTTGGCGCGCGAACGGCTCGCCTATCACAGTGCGCTGGCCGATTTCGCGTTTGCGATGCAAGGCTTGGGCGGCGGTCCGGTGGCGCTCTTCGGCAATGCCTCGCTCAAGAAACGCTATCTCCCGGAGATCGTCGCCGGCCGCTGCATCGCCGCCTTCGCGCTTTCGGAGTTGGAGGCCGGCTCCGACGTCGCCGCGCTTGCAACGACCGCGACCCGGCGCGCCGGCGAGTACATTCTGGACGGGAAGAAGACGTGGATCTCCAACGCCGGCATCGCCGATCTCTACATCGTCTTCGCGCGCACCGGCGAACGCGGCGCCAGAGGCCTCAGCGCGTTTGCGGTCGACGCGGCCGCCGCCGGCGTTCGCGCCGAGGGAAGCATCGAAACGATCTCGCCGCATCCGCTCGGCACGCTGGAGCTCGAGCGCGTCGTCGTTTCGGAATCTGCCCGCATCGGTGCCGAGGGCGAAGGTTTTAAGGTTGCAATGAGCGTGCTCGACGTCTTTCGCAGCACGGTTGGAGCGGCGGCCAACGGTTTCGCGCGCCGCGCGCTGGACGAATCGGTGGCGCACGTCAAGCGGCGGCAGCTCTTCGGCGCGCCGCTGAGCGCGCTGCAGCTGACGCAAGCGGCGCTGGCGACGATGGCAACCGATCTCGACGCCGCAACGCTGCTCGTCTATCGTGCGGCCTGGAGCAAAGATCGCGGCCGCGCTCGCGTGACCCGCGAGGCTGCGATGGCGAAGTGGTTCGCAACCGAAGCGGCGGGACGAATCTGCGACCGCGCCGTGCAGCTCTTCGGCGGACGCGGCGTTACGCGCGGCGAGATCGTCGAACGGCTCTACCGCGACGTTCGCGCGCTGCGGATCTACGAAGGCGCCAGTGAAATTCAGCAAGTCGTGATCGCCAAAGCGGTCTTGGAAGGGTAA
- a CDS encoding enoyl-CoA hydratase family protein: MSAARAQLEERVLTITLDRPARKNALTFALYGELRELFTSLRADASVKTIVLSGAGGDFCSGGDVNEIIGPLTQSTPAQLLEFTQMTGDVVKAMRACPQPIVAAIDGTCAGAGAILAMASDLRLGTERSRIAFLFVRVGLAGCDMGACAMLPRIIGLGRASELLYTGRTLQGAQAYDWGFLNELCTPDGLADRARKVAQSLADGPTLAHAMTKRMLREEWSLPLDDAIDAEARAQATCMESNDFRRAYDAFSAKRPVRFEGD; this comes from the coding sequence ATGAGCGCCGCGCGAGCGCAGCTCGAAGAGCGCGTGCTGACGATCACGCTCGACCGGCCCGCTCGAAAGAACGCGCTGACCTTTGCGCTCTACGGCGAGCTGCGCGAACTCTTTACCTCGCTGCGCGCCGACGCGAGCGTCAAAACGATCGTGCTGTCGGGGGCGGGCGGCGACTTTTGCTCGGGCGGCGACGTCAACGAAATTATTGGGCCGCTGACGCAATCGACACCCGCGCAGCTCTTGGAGTTCACGCAGATGACCGGCGACGTCGTGAAAGCGATGCGTGCCTGCCCCCAGCCCATCGTCGCGGCGATCGACGGCACGTGCGCGGGGGCAGGCGCGATCTTGGCGATGGCGAGCGACCTGCGCCTGGGCACCGAACGTTCGCGGATCGCGTTTCTCTTCGTGCGCGTGGGGCTGGCGGGATGCGATATGGGCGCCTGCGCGATGCTGCCGCGCATCATCGGGCTCGGACGCGCGAGCGAGCTCCTGTACACCGGGCGAACGCTGCAAGGCGCGCAAGCCTACGACTGGGGATTCCTCAACGAACTCTGCACGCCCGACGGATTGGCGGATCGTGCGCGAAAGGTCGCGCAATCGTTGGCCGACGGGCCTACGCTGGCGCACGCGATGACAAAACGGATGCTGCGCGAGGAGTGGTCGCTGCCCCTGGACGACGCGATCGACGCCGAGGCGCGCGCGCAGGCGACCTGCATGGAGAGCAACGATTTCCGCCGCGCCTACGATGCGTTTTCCGCCAAGCGTCCCGTGCGTTTCGAAGGCGACTAG